One genomic region from Pseudochaenichthys georgianus chromosome 15, fPseGeo1.2, whole genome shotgun sequence encodes:
- the znf488 gene encoding zinc finger protein 488, with protein MSSGLMMDHSFRSIWTGESKFLQHPADLYTTVVVTRSIPAGTCFGPCVLQNTFYDTIAFIAQKSCDKRAKSYMFRLDPEAMRNSALVLSWLRLVQAARNGQEQNTEAFLKAGQLYVRTIRDIRPEEELLVWYDQELSHLLGFTDMSRGSSEELKCARCNQVFNNEFPFLAHCRFLCTQVKTDTWSRESYEQKHVEIRKQRRVTDFHNIARDLEHKKSSSRNEDAEIFPKRRKYEETLYPKGRKTVLLEKTNISNDDNITPLIKGYDQAAGDESSSAGKLKADKIKPDHLGCKNGAFTHVRYMDARTEAGESSGLNSSSSSAFSLVLSNNQGHQRSAFCKPSKINSPIDPQVHLSSASTAPSSHVEEMTDAFNSRNVLGYNNLMAANILSTDLQTVHSPVAVNNAFHYAPEHWSRNIGVQLQTASSLTVLPPTFTSFGVSVQNWCAKCNLSFRMTSDLVFHMRSHHKKEFAAESHVRRSREEKLTCPICHEYFRERHHLSRHMTSHN; from the exons ATGTCCAGCGG TTTAATGATGGATCACTCTTTCCGCTCCATCTGGACCGGTGAGAGTAAATTCCTGCAGCATCCAGCGGATCTCTACACCACTGTGGTCGTTACGCGCAGCATCCCTGCAGGCACGTGCTTTGGTCCATGTGTGCTCCAAAACACTTTCTACGACACGATCGCCTTCATAGCGCAGAAATCCTGCGACAAGAGAGCTAAATCCTATATGTTCAGG TTGGACCCTGAGGCCATGCGTAATTCCGCGCTGGTGCTGTCCTGGCTGCGGCTCGTGCAGGCTGCGCGCAATGGCCAGGAGCAGAACACCGAGGCCTTTCTGAAGGCTGGTCAGCTGTATGTGCGGACCATCCGGGACATCCGGCCCGAAGAAGAGCTGCTTGTGTGGTACGACCAGGAGCTGTCTCACCTGCTGGGCTTCACTGACATGTCCCGAGGATCGAGTGAAG AGTTGAAATGTGCAAGATGTAACCAGGTCTTCAATAACGAGTTTCCGTTCCTGGCTCATTGCCGATTCCTGTGCACTCAAGTCAAGACAGACACATGGAGCCGCGAGAGTTACGAGCAAAAGCATGTGGAAATTAGGAAACAACGCCGAGTAACAGATTTCCACAACATCGCCAGAGATTTGGAACACAAAAAATCCTCTAGCAGAAACGAGGATGCAGAGATTTTTCCCAAGAGAAGGAAATACGAGGAAACACTTTATCCCAAAGGGAGGAAAACGGTTCTTTTGGAAAAGACAAATATTTCAAACGATGACAATATAACACCACTGATTAAGGGATACGATCAGGCAGCAGGAGACGAATCTTCCTCTGCTGGGAAGCTGAAGGCTGATAAGATTAAACCAGATCATTTGGGATGTAAGAATGGTGCCTTTACGCATGTCAGATATATGGACGCACGGACTGAGGCAGGGGAGAGCTCTGGTTTGAACTCAAGCAGCAGTAGTGCATTTTCTCTGGTCCTGTCCAACAATCAGGGACATCAGAGAAGCGCTTTCTGTAAACCGAGTAAAATAAATTCCCCTATTGACCCCCAGGTGCATCTCAGCAGCGCCTCAACAGCTCCCTCTAGCCACGTAGAGGAAATGACAGATGCATTCAACTCCAGAAATGTTTTGGGATACAACAATCTGATGGCAGCTAACATCCTGAGCACTGACTTACAGACTGTTCACTCCCCGGTGGCTGTAAACAACGCGTTCCATTACGCACCGGAGCACTGGTCTAGGAACATTGGCGTGCAGCTGCAGACCGCATCTTCTCTCACGGTCCTTCCACCGACTTTCACCTCATTCGGCGTGTCGGTGCAAAACTGGTGCGCAAAATGTAACCTCTCATTCCGCATGACCTCTGACCTCGTGTTCCATATGCGCTCTCACCACAAGAAGGAGTTCGCAGCGGAGTCCCACGTGAGGAGGAGCAGGGAGGAGAAACTCACCTGCCCAATCTGCCATGAGTACTTCCGAGAACGGCACCACCTGTCCAGACACATGACTTCTCATAACTGA